The genomic window CTGGCACCACGAGATGTTAGGTATGAAAGAAGCTCTCTTGCCTGTCCCGTATCTCTTACACCATACACAAGAAAGCAGTCCTTTGTGTTTGCCCTTGTTAGCCCATATCCGTTGTATAGGAAACTTAAATTGCTTTCAAAAGCTACCAACTTGTCCGCCACACTGTAATATTCCTGAGGCACCCTTGCCCCTGGGTTTATTACCACCATGAAGTTTCCTTGTTCTTTGACATAATTGTATATCTGTCTGTAGTATTCAAAATCTCCAAGCTCATTGCTCACCTCATCAAGGAAAAAGCCCTCTATCTGAGGATAAAAGTCCAAATACCTTTGTATATCCGCTATGACCCCTTGCCGATTTCTGCGAGCGTATTCAGTCTTCAAATAACCCAACACCCTTTTACCCGATGCCTTGTATGTGTTTATAATGTTCTCAAACTCCTGGTCTTTTATGACACTTGGACCACTATCGGGGTTTATTATCACTATTATCTCCTTTGGGCTTCTCAACTGGGCTAATCGCTGATGGTCATCTCTGTAGTTTGCATCCGCAGGGTAGGAATAGAGAGGCACAAGTATGGTGGATACTCTAAGCGTTTGCTCTTGAGAGGAATTAGAACCAGACCATCCACATCCTAAAAGCAGGGTGAAGGCAACAAGAAAAAGAGCCCAAAACTTTTTCATCTTTATCTCCCAGTGAAAATTGTAATATAATCATAAAGCATATAGGTTTTGGAGGTAAAAAATGGAGAAAAACTGGAGCGTGGGAACTGTATATCTGAACGACAAGACACGAATAATAGTAATGGGCATAACAGGAAGGGAAGCCTCTCAAGTGGTAACAGAGTCTGAAGCTCTATATCCGGGTTTTATAGTGGCGGGCGTCACGCCAGGAAAGGGTGGTTCTGAGGTGGCTGGGAAGCCTGTCTACAATACGGTCAAAGAAGCCCTGCAAAAACATCCAGAGATAAACACAGGCATAGTTTATGTGCCGCCAGCCTCTGTAAAAGATGCGGTTATAGAGCTTGTAGATGCGGGCATAAAGGTCATATTCATAATCACCGAGCATGTGCCAATAAGGGATACGGTCTACTTTTACCACTATGCGAAGGAAAGAGGAGTGATAATAGTGGGTCCCACTTCTTTGGGTTGTATGATGCCCTGGATTCCCGCAAGGATTGGAGCTATAGGGGGTAAAAATCCCTCCATAGCCTACGAAAAGGGTGGGCTCGTGATACTTTCCAAATCTGGTGGGCTTACCACTACCACTGCGGAGATGTTCAAGCGTAGAGGGTGGGGCGTGTATATGGCTCTGGCTCTAGGTGGAGATGTTATCTCCTGCACTACCTTTGCGGATGCCCTTGAAAACATAGCGGATGACCCAAACGTGAAGGGTGTAATAATTCAAGGTGAAGTGGGTGGCTCTTACGAAGAGCAGGCTGCGGAGACCATCCTAAGACTTTGGAAGGAAGGCAGATGGAACAAGCCGGTAGCTGCCTTTGTAGCAGGAAGATTTCAAGAAAAACTTGAAGGTGTCTCTTTTGGACACGCAGGTGCTATAGTGGAAAGGGGTAAGGGTAAAGCCACCGATAAGATAAGAGCCTTCAACGAGGTTGGCAAGATAACAGGGCTTGTCAAGGTTGCGGAGTTTTACCATGACCTTGTGCATTGTATAGAAGAGCTTGGAGTTCCAAGAGACTTTGAAGACACTACTCCAGAAGGAAGAGTCAGACCTCTGTATTCTACCATTGATGAGGAGACCTGTCAGTTTAGAGGTTGATTTATTAATGCTTTAATTGGGCTTTGATATAGCTACTTGACAAAAACGAATAGAATAGTTATAATAAAACACAGAACTAACTATTACAATTATGTGGGAGGCTCCCCCTCCCGAATTAAAACTAACTGAAAATGTATCAGCTTGGTTTATACATAGAGTATCCCTTAGTATAGACAAATATCCCTTTTAGGGACATTTATCCACACCTCGGGTTTAGGGGCTCACCGACCCCAATGCCTTACTCCAGAGGCACTAATACCGCTCATCAAGCAGGCTTTTTATACCCACTTGATAAGGGCTTGCAGAGTGCAGTGTAAACACCAACCTCACCTAACACGGTTAGGCGAGCCTTTGTCGGTGTTCACGTTCCGCACCCCGCTTTAAAAACTAAAGAATAATATACAACATTTATCTTCGTTTGTCAACATTTTCAAAGACTAGTCGCCAAGACCTTGATAACATATATGGTGCGTGTCTCGACCATTTCGGAATAAAGGTCGGAAATTCTAAATTTTTAGAATACGAAAAGTGTATAATAGAACAATTTCTATACAGTTTATACTTAATTCGTAGCCTTATGGTTGATAGCCTTGATAGGAATGACATAAACATACGTTTTGTAAAAGCCTTTGCAGAATTTGAGAACCTTCCTTTTTCCAAGACCATAAACATACAACAAATTCTGTCATCTGTTGGTGTTAAACTAATGATATACAGCTTGCCCTTGAAGTTACCACTGACCTTAGTATAAAAAGGTTGGACCTTGACGGTATAGCAATATTCTCTGGCGATATCGATATGTATCCTATAGCTTCTTAGATAAAAGAGCATTTTGGAAGGGATGTTTATATTGTATCTTACTCTAAGAGAATTAATTCCATAGAAGGATTGAAAAACTGGCTAAAGAAAAACGACTATGCAACAACTGGGTTGATAATAACTAACTGGTTACCAAGATGGAACTTAGATATGGATCAAAAACAAGCTAATGAATGTCTAAAAAGGCTTATAGAAGAAGGTTTGTTAGATAAGGAAGGCATAGTGTTTCAAAAGGAATATGAGGAAGGCGATAATTTAATAGGCAGGTTCTTCCTATCTCCTTAGCAACCTAAAAGCAAAGCCACTTAGGAATATGACCGTTATAAGCCCTATAAAAGCCAAGATTAGGATGTATTTCACAGCTCTATCTCTGCGTGCCTGCTGGCATGGCATTGGATGTTTACCGCCACTGGGAGAGAGGCTATGTGGCAAGGATAAAGCTCCACCTTTACATCCACCGCAGTCACAGTCCCACCAAAACCCATAGGACCCCAGCCTATCTTGTTTATTTCCTCTATAAGCTCCTCTTCTATTCTCTTGGCTACAGGGTCTTTACTTCTTTCTCCCACTGGTCTAAGGAGTGCCTTCTTGGCAAGCAAGGCACAGTATTCAAATGTGCCACCTATTCCTACTCCAACGGTGAAGGGTGGACAGGCATTGGGACCAGCAAGCTTTACCGTCTCAAGGACAAACCTTTTTACACCCTCCCAACCGTCCGCAGGTTTTAGCATAGCAAGACGCGAGGTGTTTTCTGAACCCGCACCCTTTGGTGCAAAGGTGAGCTTTATCCTATCTCCGGGAACCACCCTATAGTGTATCACTGCAGGAGTGTTGTCTTTTGTGTTTTTTCTTTCAAAAACAGGGTCGTAAACCATAGAGGCTCTAAGATAGCCCTCTGTGTAAGCCCTTCTTACTCCTTCGTTTATGGCATCTTCAAGAGACCCACCCACCACATGGACATCTTGACCTATTTCCACAAAAACCACTGCCACACCTGTGTCTTGACAGTATGCCATCTGCTCCTCTCTTGCGGACTTTATGTTAAGGAGTATCTGGCTGAGGACCTCTCTTCCTATTTCAGATTCTTCTCTCCTTATGGCACTTTGATAGGCAAGCTCCACATCCTCTGGAATTTCGTAGTTAGCCTTTATGGCAATCTCCCTTACCGCCTCCACTATTTGGTCATAGTGCACTTCTCGCATTTAACAGCTCCTCCACTATGGCTATGTTTTTCCTTACAGACTCCACAGACCTCTTCCACATCTCACGCTCTTCCTCTATCATAGGTATTTTAATCACTTCTTCTGCTCCGTTGTTGCCCAATTTTACTGGCACGCCCACACACAAGCCTTCCGCCTCGTAATACTTGCCCACTTCTCCATCCAAATATACAGAACATGGTAGGATTCTCTTGTTGTCTGTCACAATAGCTTCCACCATTTCCACTATGGACGCAGCAGGTGCGTGATAAGCAGAAGTTCCCATAAGGTCTACTATCTCACCACCACCAAACTGAGTTCTCCTTATAAGCTCTTGGATTTTCTCCTTTGGTAGCATATCCTTTAAAGGTATGCCTCCCACGTTAGAAATAGATATGAGAGGGACCATTTCATCACCATGACCACCTATAACATAAGCGTTTATATCCTGTGGCGATATGCGTATTTCTCTTGATATAAAGGTTTTAAAGCGAGCAGAATCAAGCACGCCAGCCATACCCATAACCCTGTTCTTCTCAAACCCAAGAATTTTATATACCGCATAGGTCATAAGGTCTACCGGGTTGGTAACCACTATAACTATAGCCTCAGGTGCGTATTCCTTTATTTTGCCTGCTATAACCGAGAGGATGGAGATGTTTTTTTCCAGTAGGTCTTCCCTTGACATGCCAGGTCTTCTTGGAAAGCCAGCGGTTATAACAATAAGGTCGCTGTCCTTTAAGGCTTCGTAGCCTTCACCTTCTGGTGTTACTGTGTAGCCTTCCACTCTTCCGTTAATGTTCAATGCGGAAAGCATTTGCTGAATGTCAAGGGCTTTGCCTTTAACGGGCTCAATTATTCTATCTCCATCCTTCTTTGGCAAGTCAAACATACGCACATCCACAAGACCTCTCAGAGCCAAAAGGCTTGCGGTATGCTCACCTACATTCCCTGCACCTATTACAGACACTACCTTGCGTAGCTTCATATTAACCCTCCTTTACAGCATGTTATACTTCCTTAGGATTTCATACACCTTCTTGTCTTCCTCTGCAAGGCTTTTTAAGGCTTCAAGAAAGGCTTTGTCCTTATCTTCCAGCTTCCTTATTTTATCCTCAAAAGGCTTTAGTGTAGTTCTTCTGTCCCATATGGCAAAGCCTATAGTAGCCACCGTTATGGTAGTAAATATGCCAGTAATTATCCACAAAAAGTTGAAAAGCATGTCTATCTTGCGGTTTACCTCCTCAAAGCGAGCATCCACACTTTTACTGAGAGCTTTTAGCTCTGCCTCCATTCTAATGAGTCTATCTCTATCCTCTAAGGTAAAAGGCACTTCCTTTGCCTGCACCACGCTGAGGCACAAAACCAGGGCTAAAAGCCATTTGCTCATACTTCCACCTTTTGTTTTTTCTTTATCCAATTAAGCAGTCCACCTGCCAATAGCACAGAAACCTGCTTAGGTGAAAGGTTGTATTTGCATACTACTTGCTCTCCCGTGGTCTTGTTTATAACTACCACCTCCTGTCCAGCCTGTAGTCTTTGAGTGAGTTCTGGTATTTCTATCTCATCACCCAGAGAGAACTTACTGTAGTCCTCTTTGTTTACAAATTCCAAGGGCACTATGCCAAAGTTTACAAGATTTGCATGGTGTATCCTTGCAAAAGACTTAGCTATAACCGCACGCACTCCAAGAAATCTGGGGGCAAGTGCTGCGTGTTCTCTGGATGAGCCTTGACCGTAGTTTTCACCACCTATTATTATGTTGGCTTTTCCTTTCTCATCCCTTATCTTCTTGGCTCTTGAGACGAACTCTGGGTCTACGTAGTGGTAAACATACTCGCTTATGGCGTAGATGTTAGACCTAAGGGGCAGTATCTTTGCACCTGCGGGCATTATGTGGTCTGTGGTTATGTTGTCTCCCACTATAAGACTTACTTCTCCCTCTATGAGCTCTGGCATTTCGTCAAACTCGGGCAGAGGCTTTATGTTTGGACCTCTGTATATTTCCACCTCTCTCGCCTCTTCTTCTGGTAGTGGTGGTATAAAGGCTTCGTCGCCATACGGAAATCTCTCTGGGAGTTCCACCCTTATCCACTTTATGCCTTCCCTCTCTGCCAACTTTCTTGGGTCTACTATCTCTCCCGCTATGGCACAGGCTACACAGACCTCTGGAGATGCGAGGTATACTTTTGCATCGGGCGTGCCAGACCTTCCTTCAAAGTTTCTGTTAAAGCTCCTGATAGACACTCCACCGCTTGGTGGCGCGTATCCCATACCTATGCATGGACCACAGGCACTTTCCAATATCCTCGCTCCTGCCTTTAGAAAGTTAAGGAGAATACCATTCTGAGTTATAAGCTCAAGGGCTTGCTTTGAGCCAGGGGCTACCGCAAATATAACATCTGGATGAACCTTCCTTCCCTCAAGCATCTTGCCCGCTCTTGTCAGGTCCACAAAGGAGGAATTTGTGCAAGAGCCTATTACCACCTGGTCCACCTTTGTGCCTTCCACTTCTCTCACTGGCACCACATTGTCGGGTGAATGAGGGCAGGCTATTAGTGGTTCAAGTTCAGAAAGGTTTATCTCAATTACTTCATCATACTCCGCATCTGGGTCTGGCAAAAGCTCTATCCAGTCCTGCTCCCTGCCTTGAGCTTTAAGATATGCCCTTGTTATCTCATCAGATGGGAATATAGAAGTGGTTGCTCCAAGCTCCGCTCCCATGTTGGTTATGGTTGCCCTCTCTGGCACAGAAAGCTCTTTTATGCCCTCTCCAAAGTATTCAAAAATCTTTCCTACACCACCCTTTACTGTTAACCTTCTTAAAAGCTCAAGAATTATATCCTTTGCGGTTACCCACTCTGGCATCTTACCAGTTAACTTTACACCTACTATCTTTGGCATTTTTAGATAAAAGGGTTCACCAGCCATCGCTGCAGCCACATCAAGACCACCCGCACCTATGGCTATCATACCCACACCGCCAGAGGTAGGTGTGTGAGAGTCTGAGCCAAGAAGTGTCTTTCCAGGCTTTGCAAACCTTTCCACATGAACTTGATGACATATACCATTACCGGGTTTGGAAAGCCATATGCCATACCTTTTGGCAATGCTCATAAGATATTTATGGTCATCTGGGTTTCTAAAGTCTGTTTGTAGCATGTTGTGGTCTATGTAGCTAACAGAAAGCTCCGTTTTGACCCTATCCACTCCCATTGCCTCAAATTGGAGATAAGCCATAGTTCCAGTTGCGTCCTGTGTGAGGGTTTGGTCTATCTTTATGGCTATCTCCTCACCGGGTATTAGCTTTCCGCTAACAAGGTGTTCTTTGATTATCTTGTAAGCGACTGTTCCCTTTGCCATGCGCGCCTCCTTTCAAAAGGTAATGATTTATATTATACCTTTTTAACCTTTGAGATACCTTTCTACTTCCTGCTTGAGAGTGGGGCTTATACCCAGCCTCCTTAAAGTTCCCTCGTCCGCTTTTAGAAACTCGTATAGATTTTCAAAATTCCTGTATATGAGCCTTTTCTTTACTTCTCCTATACCTTTTACTTTGTCCAAGGTGTCCTTTAGACCTTCCTTTAGTCTTAAATTTCTGTTATAGGTGAGTGCAAACCTGTGTGCCTCGTCCCTAATTAGCCCAAAGACTCTGTATAAAATAGGATGTTGGGTCAGCCTTACTTCTCTTCTTTCCTCCGAGATAAGAATTTCCTCCTCCTTTGCAAGGGCATAGACCTTTATTGGTAAGGAAAATTTGTCTCTCACTCTTATAGCAACATTGAGCTGTCCATAACCGCCGTCTATAAGCCAAAGGTCTGGCATTTTTTCCTCGCCTTCTTTTAGCCTTCTTGCCCTCCTTGAGAGGACTTCTTCCAAAGCTCTATAGTCATCTATCCCTTCAAAGCTCTTTATTCTGTATCTTCTATAAGCTCTTTTGTTCATGCTTCCCATTTCCCACACTACGCAAGAACCAACAGTGTATTCACCATAAAAGTGAGAAATATCAAAACCCTCTATCCTCTCTGGCATTGGAATGCGTAGCACCCTATGAAATTCCTCCCTAAGAACCACAGGGTCAAGATGGTGTCCGAGGTTTTCCCTTATGAGTTCCTCAAGCTCTGGGCTTATATCCCTTCTTAGCTCAAAGTTTCCTCTTTGAGAGAGCCACCACAGGGTTTCTTCCGAAAGCTCAAAGTTCACAAGCAGGTTTTGAGGCAGAGGGTTTGTGTAATAAAATCCCAGCAAAAACTCCTCAAGGTCTTCTTCCCTCTCAAGGACAAAAACCTGCTTGTCCACAAGCCTTCCAGACCTAATGAGAAAAACACCCAAAACCCTACCCATAGCGTAAAGAATATCCGCATTACCATATTCAAGCCCAGAAACCCTCTGACCCTTAGAGAGGTTTTCCAAAGCCTGTATTTGGTCTCTTAGCATGGCACATCTTTCAAAGTTAAGCCTTTGCATTTCCTCTTCTATCTTTTGGTATAGCTTCTCTAAAACTTCGCTCACCTCTCCGGAGAGCAAAGCAATAGCGGATTTCACCGACAGCCTATAAGATTCCTTGTCTATAAGACCACAGCAAGGTCCAGAGCAAAGTCCAAGATGATAATCCATACAGGGTTCTTTTCTTTCTGGCATTGGGTCGCAAGTCCTGAGTTTAAACAATTTGTGGATAAGTCTTTTCACCTTTTTAGCCTTTGAGGTGCTAAAGAAAGGTCCAAAAAGCTGTCCTCTGTGTTCTGTGCCTCTTACCACTCTTACAGTAGGATATGGCTCATCGGTCAATAAAAGTAGAGGATAGCCACCGCCATATTTGTGGAGCACATTATAACGAGGTTTGTGGAGTTGAATAAGGTCTACTTCCAGCGTTAAGGCTTCAAAGGTGTTGCGTGTTATAACCCACTCCACGGAAGTGGAGTTTTCTATAATAGCTTTTTCCTTGCTGTCCTTTTCCGCCAGCTTGTAGTGTTGAAGGAGCCTATCCCTAAGGTTTTTTGCCTTACCTATGTATATGGGTCTGTTGCCCCTTTTGAAAAGGTATACGCCAGGTTTTTCTGGTGCCTTTTGAAGTTCCTCAAGGCTTAGCATACTTATATAATATGTGCTATTCAAATAAACTAACCTTTTCTTTGAGCCTTCTTGTCGCTATCTCATAGTAGTGCTTATTTATCTCAATGCCAATAAACCTTCTACCTGTCTCTTTACAAGCTATAGCAGTAGAGCCACTACCCATAAAAGGGTCAACCACCAAGGCTTTTTCTTTTGTGGTAAGTTCAATCAGAAACCTCAAGAGTTTTATAGGTTTTACGCTTGGATGGTCGTTGAAAGCACCCTTTTCTTTCCTGTCTGGTTTTTCAATTAGAAAATATCTATCCATAACCTCATCTATGCTATCTGTGGTTATTATGTTAGACGGGAACATCCCTTTTCCTTGCTTTATTTTGACATTAAACAACCCAACTCCATACTTTGCAAAATTTTCCAATAATGTGCCTTCTGGAGGCTTTTGAGCTACCATTATAGGCTCGTAGTTGCTTTTTACCTTCGGAACTTTGTATGCTCTTAGCTCTTCTCTTAGTTTTTCTTTCACCTCGGGAGGAAAAGCAGTTCTATCAAGAAAATGTTCAAGACTAAAAGCCTTTGGCTGATTTTGTGTATATATCCAAAGAAATATATCTCTAATCCAAAACCCAGCATCCTCTGTAGAACATACAAGCCTATGGAACAATCTTGGATGGGAAAAAGAGAGAAACCAGCCACCCGGCTTTAAAATCCTGAAAACCTTATAAGCTACAGAGGAGAACCATTTTCCAAACTCAACAGCCTGCTCTGGAGAAAATTTCATACCTACAGGTAAGTATTTAACAGTTCCTACACTGCTTTTTGCCCTCAATACCTCTTCATGAGACCATTTATTGTCAAGTTTATCAAGAAAATAAGGTGGGTCTGTAAGGACTAAGTCCACAGTATTCTCTGGGATTTTTTCCAACCAAACAAGTGCATCGCCAAGTATAAGTTCTATATCTTTCATAGTTCTTTCCCTTCATATTTTAGCTTTAAAATTTTGTAAACCTGTTTTTGAACCTCTTCAGACGCCCTCAACACTACTCTTGGATTTGCTATGGTTATAACTCTTCCGAGTTTATCAAAGACGAACCAATCTCTGTATGCACGGTTACATTCATCACACTGGGGTATGTATCCCTTAGATTCGTCCTTAGGGTCTATGTGAGCCCTTTGGAGCTTTGTTATGCGTCTTGGATTTTTTAGATTTGGTTTTCCCTCCTCCGAACCACAAGTAGCACATCTGTAATTGTAAACTTGTTTAAGTTTTTCGAAATCCACATCACTAATTCCAACTTTTCTATGTGGAGTCCAACCGGGATAAGGCTCTTCAAGAGACACCAAAAGGTAGCTATCCTTTGGAATTTTTACTTCCAAATGATTTCCTCTCGTGGATGATATTATATACCAACCCTTTTGTCTTGCAAGATGTCTTGCTTGTTGAACATCATTGGTATCAGGATACAAACTCCTGATAAACTGGGTTAGCTCAGACTTAGAAACTGGTCTGGTTTTGGGGTAATCTTTTGCGAGATATACTAGAACAAGTCCATCTTTAGTATACTTACCATTTTTTATAAGATGTGGTAGTTTTACACCTCTGTCTTTTAAGTGCTTCTCCCAATAAACCCTTACAAGTTCATATATACTCCTAATCTCTTCATCGCTTAGCATTTCAGGTTCAAATTATATCATGCGGAGACTCCTTCATCTCCAAGCCCTTCCCAGCTATTTTTCAAGGCTTAGCATCAAGGTAAATATATAACTCCGAAAGGAGCTTTTCCACCGCTTTCTCTTTTTGCTTTGCCTCAAGGATAAGGTCTGAACCCAGCCTAAATATACCACAGCCCAAGTATAGGGAAATTTCTAATAGCCTTTCAAAATCTTTTAGGTTTTTCTCCAATACATCCATGACTTTTTGATAGCTCAGATTGGAGAGCCTAAACTTCCTATTAGTAGTTATCTTGCCATCTGCAGTAGAGCAGAAAAACCCTACCTTTATGCCCTTGAGTTCAAACACAGGGGAATTATACTTATTTCTTATGTTCGTTGATAGGGTAAAAATACACGTTAAGGCTGGGAATGGTGGCAATGGTGCGGTTGCTTTTCTAAGGGAAAAATACAGACCCTTTGGTGGTCCTGCGGGTGGAGATGGTGGAAAGGGTGGGGATGTGGTTTTGGTAGCCACAGGGAGAAAACATACCCTTTATGACTTTAAGTTTCAAGCGCATTTTAAGGCTCAGAGGGGAGAGCATGGTAAAGGGAAAAACCAGAAGGGCAAGGATGGAGAAGACCTAATAATAGAGGTGCCAGTAGGGACGGTGGTTATTGATGCAGAAACTGGAGAAGTCCTTTGCGACCTTGTAAAAGATGGGCAAAGGTGCGTGGTGGCAAAGGGTGGGAGAGGTGGAAGAGGCAACGCACACTTTGCAACACCTACCAATCAAACACCAAGATACGCAGAAAAAGGGGAGAAGGGAGAAGAAAGGTGGCTCATATTGGAGCTAAAGCTCATAGCGGATGTGGGTCTTGTAGGGCTTCCTAATGCGGGAAAGTCCACTCTAATATCTGTCCTTACAAGGGCAAAGCCAAAGATAGCGGACTATCCCTTTACTACCCTTTCTCCTGTCTTGGGTGTTATGGATTTGGACGAAGAGAGGCATGTGGTAATTGCGGACATCCCCGGTCTTATAGAGGGTGCGAGCCAGGGAAAGGGTCTTGGTCTTGACTTCCTAAGGCATATAGAAAGAACTAAGTTGCTCTTGCACTTGGTAGACATATCAGAGGGAAGGGCAGAGGACCCTATAAAAGCCTTTCAAACAGTCTTGAAGGAGATGGAAAACTATAGTCCAGAACTCCTTAAAAAACCTCAGATAGTAGTGGGAACAAAACTTGACGCCCTATCAGACAGGTCTTATATAGAAAGCTTAAAGAAGGTCTTTGAAAGTATGGGTTATCCCTTTGTAGCCATATCCGCTGTGACTGGTGAGAACCTCAATGATTTAAAATACCTCATAGGAAGGAAGTTAGAGGAGCTTAAGGATGCAGAGCTTGGGAAGATACAAGTTGTCTCTTAGTCCACATCAACCACAGGAAATAGAATCCAATGAAATAGAAGAATCTCTGCAGTTTTCCGACCTTGCGGAAGAGCCAAAGGTATACGATGGATACGTGCCAGAAAATTTCAGTCTTGTGTTTATAGACGGAGTAAGACGCACCGAGTGTCTTGCCTATGTTAGAGATGAGGAAACAGGAGAGAGTTTTGAGGGTGCTTTCTTATCCTTGGGTGCTGGTGCCCTAAGGATAGAATACGGAAAACTAAACCTTTTAAAGGAATCTCTTATACTCCATAGAGTGGAACGGCTTTTCTTTCATAAAGGTGGTATTCTTGTGGACGAATTGCTTGGGTTTAGACCGTATGCGGTTGAGGGAGAGCTTTCTGTGGAAATTAACAGATACATGAGAGAAGAGCTTGAGGCAAGGCTCGCCCTACAAATTCAAAAGGAAGTCAAGGACAGTCTTGTAATATGCGATGGAATATTGAGCTATAAGCTCAGGAAAACACCCTTTCTGGGTCTTGTAAAAAGCATGAAAAAGCTCTATATGGATAGGTCGTATCTTCCTCTTTTATACACTTTGAGGCTTGGACAAAGAAGCCCTATTATGAAAGTCCACTACCAGCAAGAACAAGAAGAGAAGGAAAAGGTAGATAAGTATACATGGTATGTAAAGCTCACAGAACACGAAGGGCTACAAGGTCTTGTAAGAGTTGAGGTCTTCAAAAGGGACTTTGAAGAGGTAAAAAGGCTTGCGGACATCTCCGCAGGAGTGATTCCTCTCTTTGCCAGCCAATCTTTCCAAGATAGAAGGTCTCCACAAAATCTTTTACCCATAGGCAGGCTTGAAAAGTTTCTCAGACTTCATTTAGGTCCATACCGCATTATAAGGAGGCAGATAGAGAGCTTTTTCTATGCTTGAGGTCTTTCTTACCGTAAGCATTGCATACATACTCAAAAGGCTTGGTCTGTTTTCCGAGGAACATTCTAAGGTTTTGGTAAACTACGTGTTATATTTTGCCCTTCCTTTGTTAAGCTTTAAGACCGCACATAATATAGGTCTTTCTAAGGAAGTGGCTTTTATCGGCGTTGGTGCTTGGCTTGTAATAGCCTTGTGTATAATCACTTCATATCTCGTAGGTAAGGCTCTCAAGCTCAAAAAATCAGACCTCAGGACACTTATGATGGCTTCTGCCTTTGGCAATACAGCCTTTCTTGGCTATCCTTACAGCTTTACCTACTTTGGAGAGGAAGGGCTAAAGTATGCGGTTATCTACGACAGCGTAGGTTCTTTTCTTGCGGTATCCTCTTTGGGCTTTTTTATAGTAAGCGGTAGTCTTCAATTAAGGTCCATAATACTCTTTCCACCCTTTCTTGGCTTGTTATTTGGCTTTCTGCTAAGGGCTTATGAGCTTCCAGCCTTCTTTTGGAAGTTTGTGGACTTTTCTATTGCATCGCTACTGCCAGTGGTTTTGTTTTCTCTGGGTCTTTCCCTTGAGTTTTCTCATGTTGGTAAAGGTCTTAAACTCTTGGCTACCGCCATTGGCATAAGGATGTTTCTATCTCCACTTTTTGCCCTTTTGGTATTTAAAGCCTTGCCTGTGAGCGAAAGCGCTTACAGGGTCTCTGTGCTTGAGTCCGCTATGCCTACCATGATAACCGCAAGCCTTTTGGTGCTAAGGTATGGGCTCAACCACAGCCTTGCCTTTGCCAGTGCAGGTCTTGGCATTATTCTGAGTTTTTTGAGCATTCCTGCATGGGTTTATATCCTAAATAAGTTCTAAGAAAGCCAAACAACTTCCTTTTGTAAAACCTCTCTGTAAAACCTGGTGTCCTTTAGCTTTTCTATCTCCTCTTCTGTATAAACCAGCAAGTCCGCAGGCACAGGAAGTTCAGTGGTATCAAAGGCAAGAGGTCTTCTTATAAAGGGTTCATTGCTTTTGGAGACTATCACCACTATATCCACATCGCTTCCCACGTTCCAATCTCCTCTTGCGTAAGAGCCAAAATAGCCTACCTTTAACACTTCAG from Hydrogenobacter sp. T-8 includes these protein-coding regions:
- a CDS encoding nucleotidyltransferase domain-containing protein, translated to MPVRFLNSSVFRWVSKEDVEKALVEWVKKVKREHPEVLKVGYFGSYARGDWNVGSDVDIVVIVSKSNEPFIRRPLAFDTTELPVPADLLVYTEEEIEKLKDTRFYREVLQKEVVWLS